The proteins below are encoded in one region of Bremerella sp. P1:
- a CDS encoding flagellin, translating into MVIGTNSGGNSLFTLTSDTTGLANDGVTINFTDTVTAGGETVAYDNSDPDNVIITVGIEAGVTTANQVITALNGDATVGGLFTAAANVTGSDGSGTIAVADSGAVTATSNNAATAALFTAALVETNGTGAGAVTFTGTYGTATSGGIDGGDVIATANDVIEAINNASGNDKVTASLQAGNNGYGVVSEFTDVAYSGVAEQNNALQFLAPESNPNIRFVSNPGTGLSIDTSTDPRVEGYSTSVIQNDDANGSFEISAKLKGTEFDGYSISFVDNASVTGGGNEYAVLDKENKTITINIEDGVSTAEDVLSAINDDAYVSQYFEASNFGSSDGSDAITIADLDIPTATTGGVSSEGTLIINLATDENGTITTTANDLIAFFDDPSQFIDDATEASNTASYLADRGISVTNVGESDGSGVLAVTTEDITFATSGTDLEDAQASGTTTAVNGENAQLTLTAVNGGADYDDVTIQFVADGGVTAGTDERAEYDAASKTLTFFIEEGVTTAADLEDIFDSGDANYDADIAALFNATAGGTGAGVVTVDDTATLTGGVVDSGSVQGAALQGNSDLENTGLTFQATRYGSDSFVSVKALSGTFHLTNESGAAADRSEGTDVDVRINGIQAVGDGLKASINTSSLDLSFSLSATVGDNTNLSFQISGGGALFQLGPDVVSNQQARLGIQSVSTATLGGVSGRLFELRSGGSKSLTSDVGAAAKIVDETITVVTQLRGRLGAFQKTTLESNIYTLNDTLANLTEAESSIRDADFAAESAKLTRSQILVQSGTSVLGIANQNPQNVLSLLR; encoded by the coding sequence GTGGTTATTGGTACGAACTCGGGTGGCAACTCGCTGTTCACCTTGACCTCGGACACGACCGGCCTGGCCAACGACGGTGTCACGATCAACTTCACCGACACCGTTACCGCTGGTGGTGAAACGGTCGCCTACGACAACAGCGATCCTGATAACGTGATCATCACGGTCGGCATCGAAGCTGGCGTGACGACCGCGAACCAAGTGATCACTGCATTGAATGGTGACGCCACGGTCGGCGGTTTGTTCACGGCTGCTGCCAACGTTACTGGTAGCGATGGTTCGGGTACGATCGCTGTCGCCGATAGTGGTGCAGTGACCGCAACCTCCAACAACGCCGCTACCGCTGCCTTGTTCACCGCCGCCTTGGTCGAAACTAACGGTACGGGTGCGGGAGCTGTGACCTTCACTGGTACCTACGGCACGGCAACCTCAGGTGGCATTGACGGTGGCGATGTTATCGCAACGGCCAACGACGTTATCGAAGCGATCAACAACGCTTCGGGCAATGACAAGGTCACCGCTTCATTGCAAGCCGGCAACAACGGGTATGGTGTTGTCTCTGAGTTCACCGACGTTGCTTACAGCGGTGTCGCCGAACAGAACAACGCTCTGCAGTTCCTGGCTCCTGAATCGAATCCAAACATTCGATTTGTTTCCAACCCAGGTACAGGCCTGAGCATCGACACCTCGACCGATCCTCGCGTCGAAGGTTACTCGACCTCGGTTATCCAAAATGACGATGCCAACGGCAGCTTTGAAATCAGTGCCAAGCTGAAGGGCACCGAATTCGACGGCTATTCGATTAGCTTCGTCGATAACGCTTCAGTTACCGGTGGTGGCAATGAATACGCTGTTCTCGACAAAGAGAACAAGACCATCACGATCAACATCGAAGATGGTGTGTCCACTGCGGAAGACGTGCTGTCGGCCATCAACGATGACGCCTATGTGAGCCAGTACTTTGAAGCATCGAACTTTGGTTCGAGCGACGGGTCCGACGCGATCACGATTGCTGATCTCGACATTCCGACGGCTACCACGGGTGGCGTTTCCTCGGAAGGCACGTTGATCATCAACCTGGCCACCGACGAAAATGGAACGATCACGACCACCGCAAATGATCTGATCGCCTTCTTTGATGATCCTAGCCAGTTCATTGATGACGCGACGGAAGCTTCCAACACGGCTTCCTACCTGGCCGATCGTGGCATCAGCGTGACGAACGTTGGTGAAAGCGATGGCTCGGGCGTCCTGGCTGTCACCACCGAAGACATCACTTTCGCTACCAGTGGAACGGACCTCGAAGATGCTCAAGCATCCGGTACGACCACGGCAGTCAATGGCGAAAACGCTCAGCTGACGCTGACGGCCGTCAATGGTGGTGCCGACTACGACGACGTCACGATCCAGTTCGTCGCCGATGGTGGTGTGACCGCTGGTACAGACGAACGTGCTGAATACGACGCCGCATCGAAGACGCTGACGTTCTTCATCGAAGAAGGTGTGACGACGGCTGCTGACCTGGAAGACATCTTTGATTCCGGTGATGCAAACTACGATGCCGACATCGCAGCTCTGTTCAATGCTACCGCTGGCGGAACCGGTGCTGGCGTTGTTACCGTTGACGACACGGCAACGCTGACCGGTGGTGTTGTCGACAGTGGTAGTGTCCAAGGTGCCGCACTTCAGGGCAACTCAGATCTTGAAAACACTGGTTTGACCTTCCAGGCAACTCGATACGGTTCGGACAGCTTCGTGAGTGTGAAAGCACTCAGCGGAACGTTCCACCTGACGAACGAAAGCGGTGCCGCTGCTGACCGTTCGGAAGGTACCGACGTCGACGTCCGCATCAACGGTATCCAAGCCGTCGGTGATGGTCTGAAGGCTTCGATCAACACCTCGTCGCTCGACTTGAGCTTCTCGCTGAGTGCTACGGTTGGTGACAACACGAATCTGAGCTTCCAGATCTCGGGTGGTGGTGCCTTGTTCCAACTGGGCCCAGACGTGGTCAGCAACCAGCAAGCCCGCCTCGGCATCCAGAGCGTCAGCACGGCGACCCTGGGTGGTGTGAGCGGTCGTCTGTTCGAGCTGCGTTCCGGTGGTTCCAAGAGCCTGACCTCGGACGTTGGTGCTGCTGCCAAGATCGTTGACGAAACGATCACGGTTGTTACCCAGCTTCGCGGTCGCTTGGGTGCATTCCAGAAAACGACTCTGGAATCGAACATCTACACCTTGAACGACACGCTGGCCAACCTGACCGAAGCAGAAAGCTCGATTCGTGACGCGGACTTCGCCGCTGAATCGGCCAAGCTGACTCGTTCGCAGATTCTGGTCCAGTCGGGTACCTCGGTGTTGGGTATCGCAAACCAGAACCCACAAAACGTCCTGAGTCTGCTCCGTTAA
- the csrA gene encoding carbon storage regulator CsrA: protein MLVLSRHRDESIMIGDNIVITIVDIRGDKVRLGIAAPQDIPVHRQEVYEAIKRENMQASGMQPEDTAMMKKGRK from the coding sequence ATGCTGGTACTCTCGAGGCACCGTGACGAAAGCATCATGATCGGCGACAATATTGTCATCACGATTGTGGACATTCGTGGAGATAAAGTTCGCTTGGGCATTGCTGCCCCTCAAGACATTCCTGTGCATCGCCAGGAAGTCTACGAGGCGATCAAGCGTGAAAACATGCAGGCCTCCGGCATGCAGCCGGAAGACACGGCCATGATGAAAAAGGGTCGCAAATAA
- the fliW gene encoding flagellar assembly protein FliW, with product MEFTTTRFGQLDIRQDEIITFPNGMIGFDDHTKWAILADESNESVGWLQSLEDPGLAFAVVSPRRYIPSYKVRISPEQASSLQIDAGMETFVLVVVSREDSLVTVNLRAPLLVNLSLQIGRQVITTDEQPLRHVIATETIPLRRSA from the coding sequence ATGGAATTTACAACCACTCGCTTCGGCCAGCTCGATATCCGCCAAGATGAGATCATCACCTTCCCAAACGGTATGATCGGATTCGACGATCATACGAAGTGGGCCATTCTGGCAGATGAATCCAACGAGTCGGTTGGCTGGTTGCAGTCGCTGGAAGATCCAGGACTCGCCTTCGCAGTGGTTAGCCCACGGCGATACATACCGTCTTACAAGGTGCGTATCAGCCCCGAGCAAGCCAGTTCGCTGCAAATCGATGCCGGCATGGAAACCTTTGTGCTGGTCGTCGTAAGTCGAGAGGACAGCTTGGTTACCGTCAATCTCCGAGCTCCTCTTCTGGTAAATCTCTCGCTTCAGATCGGCCGTCAGGTCATTACCACCGACGAACAGCCACTGCGGCACGTCATTGCGACTGAAACAATCCCTCTGCGTCGCAGCGCGTGA
- the flgL gene encoding flagellar hook-associated protein FlgL has translation MTRIIPVPTGRTSDYLLSQRLTNQMSADQLDLLRLQTQLSTGRRVLSLSDDAPAAIRGVTLQSLLEQKTQIQTNLITSQSYLSATDVALANVQTTLNDVKGLAVRLADTTFSDTELAAAGEQVERAIQQLMDLANQQFRGRYLFAGSNTTTKPFQTLDSGLIEYLGNTTGLQSFADIDLLFDTTVNGHDAFGAISQQVKGIGDLNPIVTGSTKLSDLRGGKGIQKGSFQISDGLAPPVTIDISKANTLNDVVRLIEANPPAGRKVTARISDTGLIVDIDDAGGGNLTIRELGGSRVAAQLGILKTDGNLTNPIVGADLNPRVTLTTKVSNLLGTKSNTIIEYPGSNNDIIIKANANGESLNGTKIQLVDHNLLKAGTGITRGNEIVTKGSDLLRPQATLNLDGADNDLLLTANSTDGSLDGVEIIIDASNDIGDSAVIGPTTLVDGVPTITVQVDDTDETSLQTLMNAFAIDGRFAVGKANTGEGFNPASAVTAANDGTSSTATVTTQAVKARASLPLVGGGNDLTLIANQAGDLFNNVEIVIDASNNLGDAATASYSDDGTTRRLTIQIDDDNETTVQSIINAIAADGTFSVTSDNGNGESFNLAATVNVASAGTIGNTGNTGGDVDAYYVQVASGTTTADDLIRALNNNAAFSADFTASIDAKDTTAEFLTASGVVSTSVIGKTTGGSGTTFDSESGIQIQNGTVTTTLDFSEVETVEDLLNVFNGSGAGLVAEINANGNGINVRSSVSGGDFSIGENGGQTATQLGLRSFTTETRLSELNFGRGVTGTDGTDLTITRNDGVELEIELSTAKTIGDVLNLINNHPDNLDGPNALVARLSEFGNGIELIDDNPPGFGRLTVSQGVLSHAGVDLGLIPPGQIEATVSDSPDATPATAIVQFAEPDDVNNAFKLTAQNPGTSYNNIQVEIVNSAASGNQALVTFDAATQKLTIDVDPTLTSANTVIAAIQAEGTFSAELYAAEDATNAGTGLITQTGVLATTNGGTPVADSAAATADISFASPDNLNTAFSLVAKIPGTRMNDVQIVFEDSLSGGVPSAVFNSATKTLTVQIEAGVTTANQVIAAIDQQGDFDAKLNFANDLNNSGSGIINATGTVGTTDGGSPEVLQGRNVNPQETKGIFNSLLRLKDAIAAKNVQEVSRIAGLLEEDIERLSFTRGALGARDQHVDVLKARGEDEILELKTNLSLEIDVDIVQAISEMTAKQASFQASLQMTGQLYQLTLLDFI, from the coding sequence TACCCACAGGTCGAACGAGCGACTACCTACTGTCGCAGCGTCTCACCAATCAGATGTCGGCTGACCAGCTCGACTTGCTGCGCTTGCAAACGCAGTTGAGTACCGGACGTCGTGTGCTTTCTCTGAGTGATGATGCGCCTGCTGCCATCCGTGGCGTCACGCTTCAGTCGCTGCTGGAACAAAAAACGCAGATCCAAACCAACCTGATCACGAGCCAGTCGTACCTTTCGGCAACCGACGTAGCGCTGGCCAACGTTCAAACAACGCTGAACGACGTCAAAGGTTTGGCCGTTCGGCTCGCTGATACAACCTTTTCAGATACCGAACTTGCCGCAGCCGGCGAGCAAGTCGAGCGTGCTATTCAACAGCTGATGGACCTGGCCAATCAGCAGTTCCGCGGACGTTATCTCTTCGCAGGGTCAAACACCACGACGAAACCGTTTCAGACGCTCGATAGCGGCCTGATCGAATACCTCGGCAATACAACCGGCCTGCAAAGTTTTGCCGACATCGACTTGCTCTTCGATACGACCGTTAATGGTCACGACGCGTTTGGTGCGATCAGCCAACAAGTCAAAGGCATCGGCGACCTGAACCCCATCGTAACTGGCTCCACTAAGCTCTCCGACCTCCGGGGAGGGAAGGGGATTCAGAAGGGAAGTTTCCAGATTTCGGATGGTCTTGCGCCGCCGGTTACCATCGATATCAGCAAGGCGAACACGCTTAACGACGTGGTTCGCTTGATCGAGGCGAACCCGCCTGCGGGTCGTAAAGTGACGGCCCGGATCAGCGATACCGGCCTGATTGTCGACATCGACGACGCCGGCGGTGGCAACCTCACCATCCGCGAGTTGGGCGGAAGCCGCGTCGCCGCACAATTGGGCATTCTCAAAACAGACGGCAATCTTACCAATCCGATCGTTGGGGCCGACCTGAACCCACGGGTCACGCTGACCACGAAGGTCTCGAACCTGCTCGGTACCAAGTCCAATACGATCATTGAATACCCTGGCTCGAACAACGACATCATCATCAAAGCCAATGCCAACGGTGAGTCGCTCAACGGCACCAAGATTCAGTTGGTCGACCACAACCTGCTCAAAGCAGGTACCGGTATCACCCGTGGCAATGAAATCGTTACCAAGGGTTCCGATCTACTACGTCCTCAAGCAACGCTGAACCTGGACGGAGCCGACAACGACCTGCTGCTCACAGCAAATTCGACCGACGGCAGCCTGGATGGCGTGGAAATCATCATCGATGCTTCCAATGACATTGGCGACTCGGCCGTTATTGGCCCAACTACATTGGTGGACGGTGTCCCGACCATCACAGTCCAGGTCGACGACACCGACGAGACAAGCCTCCAGACATTAATGAATGCGTTTGCCATCGATGGTCGTTTTGCCGTCGGCAAGGCGAACACGGGGGAAGGCTTCAACCCTGCGAGTGCCGTGACCGCCGCCAACGATGGCACCTCGTCAACCGCTACGGTTACCACCCAGGCCGTGAAAGCCAGAGCCTCGCTGCCGCTGGTGGGTGGCGGCAACGATCTGACGCTGATCGCGAATCAAGCCGGCGATCTGTTTAACAACGTTGAAATCGTGATCGACGCCTCGAACAATCTAGGCGACGCCGCGACCGCGAGCTATTCGGACGACGGCACAACACGTCGGCTGACGATTCAGATCGACGACGACAACGAAACGACAGTTCAGTCGATTATCAACGCGATTGCCGCCGATGGAACCTTTTCCGTCACTAGCGATAACGGGAATGGCGAGTCGTTCAATCTGGCAGCAACGGTCAACGTGGCAAGTGCCGGCACGATCGGCAACACAGGAAACACCGGCGGCGATGTCGACGCCTACTATGTCCAGGTCGCCTCTGGCACGACCACTGCGGACGACCTGATCCGGGCCCTAAACAACAACGCGGCGTTCTCAGCTGACTTTACGGCCAGCATTGATGCGAAGGATACAACGGCCGAATTCCTGACCGCCAGCGGCGTGGTCAGTACTTCGGTCATTGGCAAAACGACCGGCGGATCAGGCACGACATTCGACAGCGAATCAGGGATCCAAATCCAAAATGGCACGGTCACTACGACCCTCGATTTCAGCGAAGTAGAAACCGTTGAGGACCTGTTGAACGTCTTCAATGGAAGTGGTGCCGGCCTGGTCGCCGAAATCAACGCTAATGGCAACGGCATCAATGTCCGTTCGAGCGTAAGTGGTGGCGACTTCTCGATCGGAGAAAATGGTGGGCAAACGGCCACACAATTAGGCCTGCGAAGCTTCACTACGGAAACACGACTTTCGGAACTCAACTTCGGTCGGGGTGTCACCGGTACCGATGGCACGGACTTGACGATCACCCGTAATGACGGCGTCGAACTGGAGATCGAGCTTTCAACGGCCAAAACCATCGGGGACGTGTTGAACCTGATCAATAATCATCCAGACAATCTGGATGGTCCCAATGCTTTGGTTGCACGGCTCTCTGAGTTCGGCAATGGCATCGAATTGATCGACGACAACCCGCCTGGGTTTGGCCGTCTCACGGTATCACAAGGCGTGCTTAGTCATGCCGGCGTTGATTTGGGGCTGATTCCCCCTGGTCAAATCGAAGCAACCGTTTCTGATTCGCCCGATGCTACGCCAGCCACGGCAATCGTTCAATTTGCAGAACCAGACGACGTCAATAATGCCTTTAAGCTGACCGCCCAGAACCCTGGTACCAGCTACAACAATATTCAAGTCGAGATTGTTAACAGCGCCGCCAGCGGCAATCAGGCCCTTGTCACGTTCGATGCAGCGACACAAAAACTGACGATCGATGTCGATCCGACCCTGACTTCCGCAAACACGGTAATCGCCGCGATCCAAGCCGAGGGGACATTTTCAGCGGAACTTTACGCGGCAGAAGATGCAACCAATGCAGGGACCGGGCTGATCACGCAAACCGGTGTTCTAGCAACGACCAATGGCGGAACGCCGGTAGCCGATTCAGCCGCAGCGACGGCCGACATCTCGTTTGCTTCGCCCGACAACCTCAATACGGCGTTCTCCCTGGTGGCTAAAATCCCGGGCACGCGCATGAACGACGTGCAGATCGTCTTTGAAGACTCTCTGTCGGGCGGTGTCCCGAGTGCGGTGTTCAATTCAGCAACCAAAACACTGACCGTTCAGATTGAAGCTGGCGTGACGACGGCCAACCAGGTCATTGCCGCGATCGACCAACAAGGCGATTTCGACGCGAAGTTGAACTTCGCCAATGATCTGAACAACTCTGGTAGTGGTATCATCAACGCGACAGGAACCGTCGGAACGACCGATGGCGGAAGTCCGGAAGTACTTCAAGGTCGCAATGTGAATCCCCAGGAGACCAAGGGCATCTTCAATTCGCTGCTGCGACTGAAGGACGCGATCGCAGCCAAAAACGTCCAGGAGGTCTCGCGAATCGCTGGACTACTGGAAGAAGACATTGAACGGCTCAGCTTTACCCGCGGGGCACTGGGTGCTCGTGATCAGCATGTGGATGTGCTCAAAGCGCGTGGTGAAGATGAAATCCTGGAACTGAAAACGAATCTGTCGTTGGAAATCGATGTCGATATCGTCCAGGCCATTTCGGAAATGACCGCTAAGCAGGCTTCGTTTCAGGCCTCGCTACAGATGACCGGCCAGCTCTATCAATTGACCTTGTTGGATTTTATCTAG